ACAGCACCACAGCTTTACTCGTTAACCCACATATCCTGCAATACTACACCCACTCTTGGATATTGCTTGACTCCCTGAATGCGATTATTAACGAGATTAAATTCTTTCGGCATGTATAGGGGAACCAGATATGCCTGTTCTACTGCCAGCTTTTGAATTTCCTGATAAGCTTTCTTTCTTTCTCCCAAATCCATCGTCGTACGTCCTTTTACAAGAAGCGAATCCAACTGCTTATCGTTAACTCTGCCTGTATTCAAGCCACCAATCTGACTGGAATGCATAAAAACAAACAATACATCCGGATCAAAGTAAGCATATTTACTTCTGCATATATCAAAATTGCCTTTATTTGTCACTTCAATCATAGTTGCTGTTTCTAATACTTGTATTTTTAGATCGATACCAATTTCTTTCAGCATGCTTTGAATCAACTGATTCCCAGGGAAAGGTTCAGAAGCAACCATCGTGAGACTAAGTGTCTTACCATCCTTTTCTCTGATTCCTTGTGCATTTTCCTTCCACCCGGCTGCCTCCAGCAGTTTTTTCGCTTCTTCGGTACTATATTTATAGGCGTATTGTTCAATATTTTCATCGTAACCAAACAGTGTCGGTGGTAACGGTCCGTAGGCAGGCTCACCTTCTCCCTGCAAGTCAGCCTGAATAATCGCTTCTTTATTAATCGCCATATTCAAGGCTTTACGCACATTTAAATCTTGCAGGGTCGCACTTGAAAGATTGAAATTAAGGAATGAAATACCTGTCTTCAATGACTCAAGCAACGTAAATTTCTCGTTTTTTCTGTATTTGCTTGCATCCTTTGGAGGCAGATTGATTCCAATGTCAATAGCACCACTGTCCATTGCTGCCACCATTGTTGAACGGACTTTAATGAACTTGATGACAAGCTTATCTGGTCTCGGTGGTCCCTGGTTTTCCGCCATACCATCTCCCCATTTGTACGCCTCATTTCTTACCAGTGTGATGGACTCGCCTGTCTTCCAGCTTTCAAACTTCCAGGGGCCAACTCCTACAGGGTTTCTCCAATACTCTTTTCCTTGCTTTTTGATCGCCTCCATGGAAAGTGGCTGCAAATAAGCGGAGTCTGCCAAAGTAGGGAGTATCGTAGCAGACGCCTCTTTTAACTCCAAAACCAAGGTTTTGTCATCGGGAGCTGATACGGATTTAACAGACCCTAGCATAAAGCTAGTAACTGATCCAGCCATGTCAGGCGACAATGCCCGATCAAAGGTTTCTTTGAAAGATTTGGCTGTCAGCGGAGTGCCATCGTGGAAGGTAACACCGGAACGAATTTTGAAAGTCAACGTCTTACCATCCTCTGAAGCCGCATACGACTCTGCCAGATGGGGTTTTACTTCAAGTGTTTTTGGGTCCAAATAAAGTAAGGTCCCTCCCAAAAAGGAAGTCACAAGACTTGCTGTTGCCATTTGAGATTTTTGAGGATCCAAGGAATCTGGTTCCTCCGGGAGTCCGATTGTAACGGTACCGCCGTTTTTCGGAACCAAATTGCTTGCGTTTGATTTTCCTGCGTCATTTTGCTTATCTGTAGGTGCTGATGTTGAACTGCAACCAACCACTGAGGCCAAAAGCAAGCCAACGGCAAGAAGGTACGCGATCAACCTTCTTTTTTTTTGACGATTCATGATGAAAACCCTCCTTTTTTAGTTAGAAACCGTTTACAAAAGTGAAGTATACACTTCAGTTATCTATTATTTTTGACTATGCGTACACCAGTTAGATTATATGGTTATCAGATAATTAATACAAGTATGAATAGT
This is a stretch of genomic DNA from Brevibacillus choshinensis. It encodes these proteins:
- a CDS encoding ABC transporter substrate-binding protein, with product MDPQKSQMATASLVTSFLGGTLLYLDPKTLEVKPHLAESYAASEDGKTLTFKIRSGVTFHDGTPLTAKSFKETFDRALSPDMAGSVTSFMLGSVKSVSAPDDKTLVLELKEASATILPTLADSAYLQPLSMEAIKKQGKEYWRNPVGVGPWKFESWKTGESITLVRNEAYKWGDGMAENQGPPRPDKLVIKFIKVRSTMVAAMDSGAIDIGINLPPKDASKYRKNEKFTLLESLKTGISFLNFNLSSATLQDLNVRKALNMAINKEAIIQADLQGEGEPAYGPLPPTLFGYDENIEQYAYKYSTEEAKKLLEAAGWKENAQGIREKDGKTLSLTMVASEPFPGNQLIQSMLKEIGIDLKIQVLETATMIEVTNKGNFDICRSKYAYFDPDVLFVFMHSSQIGGLNTGRVNDKQLDSLLVKGRTTMDLGERKKAYQEIQKLAVEQAYLVPLYMPKEFNLVNNRIQGVKQYPRVGVVLQDMWVNE